One segment of Methanobacterium formicicum DSM 3637 DNA contains the following:
- a CDS encoding ABC transporter ATP-binding protein, producing MVKIINFTDTNLSGQFTRSLTQLMPRKIALAIALMVIISFNEAVSLLVLIPLLQLVGLDVGQGSLGQLAGLVSGFFTFFGLQPTLLMVLIIYVIVISFSALLTRYQTLKTSEIQYEFAAHLRKRLYNAIINSSWLFFSRMKSSNFAHALTNEIERISTGTGQFLTFIAGIMILVVYIVFALELAGVLTGVIFAVGVGILLILRRRASRSRSSGEEITTTTRDLYYSILQHLDGMKTIKSFGMQEENMEIFSKQTNQVASNYLNTIRSYADVKLLFDVGTVIVLAVMVLVLIQVIHLPTASLFLLIYLFVRMIPQFSSIQRAYQYFTNMLPAFGNVMGLEEDCLLNSESVPSGDSPQEIIHLKKEVRLDNVSFSYRGGEHFSIEGMNLLIPAGKTTAIAGPSGAGKSTVADLVMGLVKPDKGHLSVDGTVISDKINLWRDQIGYVAQETFLFNESIRFNLLLAHPDAGEDELIEVLKLSASYDFVNKLPDKMDTVIGDRGVRLSGGEKQRLALARALLRKPSLLIMDEATSNLDSKNEKKILKAIDALHGEITILMIAHRFSTIKNADFIYMVNDGNILESGTWDKFARK from the coding sequence ATGGTTAAAATTATTAATTTCACAGATACTAATTTATCAGGTCAGTTCACTCGAAGTTTAACTCAGTTAATGCCTAGAAAGATTGCTCTGGCCATTGCTTTGATGGTAATAATCAGCTTCAATGAGGCAGTTAGCTTGCTAGTTCTAATTCCTCTCTTACAACTGGTAGGCTTGGATGTTGGCCAGGGATCATTAGGACAACTTGCAGGATTAGTTTCTGGATTTTTCACATTTTTTGGACTACAACCCACCCTCCTCATGGTCCTGATTATTTACGTGATTGTGATAAGTTTCAGTGCTCTATTAACTCGGTACCAGACTCTCAAAACCTCTGAAATACAGTATGAATTTGCCGCCCATTTAAGGAAACGTCTTTACAATGCAATTATCAATTCTTCATGGCTCTTTTTTTCACGTATGAAGTCATCTAACTTTGCCCATGCTCTTACCAATGAAATAGAAAGGATAAGTACTGGAACAGGTCAGTTTTTGACCTTCATTGCTGGGATCATGATTCTAGTAGTTTACATTGTCTTTGCTCTGGAACTGGCTGGTGTTCTTACTGGTGTTATCTTTGCAGTGGGGGTTGGTATTCTTTTAATCCTCCGGAGAAGAGCATCCCGCTCCAGATCCAGTGGTGAGGAAATTACCACAACCACCCGTGATCTGTATTACTCTATCCTGCAGCATCTGGATGGGATGAAGACCATCAAGAGCTTTGGGATGCAGGAAGAAAACATGGAAATTTTTTCTAAACAGACTAACCAGGTAGCCAGTAATTATCTGAATACTATTCGGAGTTATGCTGATGTTAAGCTGTTGTTTGATGTGGGTACGGTGATTGTACTGGCAGTAATGGTCCTGGTTTTAATTCAAGTAATCCACCTACCAACGGCCAGTTTGTTCCTTTTAATTTATCTATTTGTGAGGATGATACCTCAGTTTTCAAGTATCCAACGAGCTTACCAGTACTTCACTAACATGTTACCAGCATTTGGTAATGTTATGGGACTGGAAGAAGACTGTCTTTTAAACAGTGAATCAGTTCCATCTGGAGATAGTCCTCAGGAAATTATCCATCTTAAAAAGGAGGTACGGTTAGATAATGTTTCTTTTTCCTATAGGGGTGGAGAACACTTTTCAATTGAAGGTATGAACCTTTTAATTCCTGCTGGTAAGACCACAGCCATTGCAGGACCATCAGGGGCTGGTAAAAGCACAGTTGCCGATCTGGTAATGGGCTTGGTGAAACCAGATAAGGGGCATCTCAGTGTAGATGGTACTGTTATTTCAGATAAGATCAACTTGTGGAGGGATCAGATTGGATATGTGGCTCAGGAAACATTCCTCTTCAATGAAAGTATTCGTTTTAATTTACTCCTGGCTCATCCTGATGCTGGTGAAGATGAATTGATTGAGGTCCTTAAACTGTCGGCATCATACGACTTTGTGAATAAACTTCCTGATAAAATGGACACAGTAATTGGTGACCGTGGTGTTCGATTATCCGGAGGAGAAAAACAAAGACTGGCTCTGGCCCGGGCACTTCTTAGAAAACCCTCACTACTCATTATGGATGAAGCCACCAGTAACTTGGATTCAAAGAATGAAAAGAAGATATTAAAAGCTATTGATGCACTTCACGGTGAAATAACTATTCTGATGATAGCTCACAGATTTTCTACCATTAAAAATGCGGATTTTATTTATATGGTTAATGATGGGAATATTTTGGAGTCAGGGACTTGGGATAAATTTGCTAGAAAATAA
- a CDS encoding nucleotidyltransferase family protein has product MQKKSIQIVILVDSIIKLKNEEQMLLQCARTQINYNNQKKIISLVRSGLDWEYLLKLAVKHKLQQLLYWQINQISLVELPPEVFKYLSIFFRNNATKNLFYMKEILNIVNMLSEMDIISFPYKGPILAQQVYGNLSMRQFGDLDLLVRKEDVTPIKKILISQGYKPEFDLDPIQERNYLNSQRELKFINEIKGVSLELHWKFSGIFLNLPRNAEKLLLDNLNSINIGGVSIPIISPENMVLILSIHNASHYWSRLSWLADIATLIDNQKIEWAYVLETAQKLSIKRILLINLYLCHILLDLKLDKNIISLLSNMSIIKTSNIFIKNIFSPNVEYTLIDNIRVSMKIRENKVDGLKDCFIGIFNPSFYELNNLKLPSSLFFLYYIYRPLNLLKRYKLFKF; this is encoded by the coding sequence ATGCAAAAAAAATCAATTCAAATTGTGATTCTTGTGGATTCAATTATTAAACTTAAAAATGAAGAACAAATGCTGTTGCAATGTGCCCGTACACAAATAAATTATAATAATCAAAAAAAAATAATTTCACTGGTTAGATCAGGATTAGATTGGGAGTACTTGCTTAAACTAGCAGTAAAGCACAAATTGCAACAATTATTGTATTGGCAAATTAATCAAATCAGTTTAGTGGAATTACCTCCGGAAGTTTTTAAATATTTAAGTATTTTTTTCAGAAACAATGCTACTAAAAATTTATTCTATATGAAAGAAATCTTAAACATTGTTAATATGTTAAGTGAAATGGATATAATCTCATTTCCTTATAAAGGTCCAATTTTAGCACAACAAGTTTATGGTAATCTTTCGATGAGACAGTTTGGAGACCTTGATCTTTTAGTTAGAAAAGAAGATGTGACTCCAATTAAAAAAATCCTTATTTCCCAAGGTTATAAACCTGAATTCGATCTAGATCCAATTCAAGAACGAAATTATCTTAATTCGCAACGTGAATTAAAATTCATCAATGAAATTAAAGGTGTTTCACTTGAACTGCACTGGAAATTTTCTGGAATTTTTCTTAATTTGCCACGAAATGCTGAAAAACTTCTTTTAGACAATTTAAATTCAATTAATATTGGTGGAGTTTCCATTCCAATTATTTCTCCTGAAAACATGGTTTTGATACTTTCGATACACAATGCCAGTCATTATTGGAGCCGTTTATCGTGGTTAGCTGATATTGCTACCTTAATTGATAATCAAAAAATTGAATGGGCATATGTATTAGAAACAGCCCAAAAACTTTCTATTAAACGTATTTTATTGATTAATCTATATTTATGTCACATTCTTTTAGATTTAAAACTTGATAAAAATATTATTAGTCTTTTAAGCAACATGTCAATTATAAAAACATCCAATATATTTATTAAGAATATTTTTTCACCTAACGTTGAATACACTTTAATTGATAATATAAGGGTCAGTATGAAAATAAGGGAAAATAAGGTTGATGGGCTTAAAGATTGTTTTATTGGTATTTTTAATCCATCTTTCTATGAATTAAACAATTTAAAATTACCTTCATCACTTTTTTTCTTATATTATATTTACAGGCCCTTAAACCTTCTGAAAAGATATAAATTATTTAAATTTTAA
- a CDS encoding glycosyltransferase family 2 protein, whose amino-acid sequence MTISATVIIVTHNHRGYIEECLKSITSSKSLEIIVIDNQSTDKTPEFVEKCFPNVKLIKNPKNTGYGAANNIGAKLASNEHLIILNPDTMLDQDSIDHLLKPLAENPNIITIPKVLIYNGEMINTCGNKQHFTGMAFTRGANEKPEDRNSPRFVNGLSGVCFTISKENFMKLGGFDENIFLYMEDSEFSWRVNAAGLKIFYVPEAVIYHDYDFKVTPKKIYYVEKGRYIILRKYLSWKEYILLSPSLLMTEILTGGYAILNGPKGIIAKLKGSYEGLTIDVDKIDSNREILLSNMNTRIPELEFNFSKIFSLLRTIANFTYKKNRRLLE is encoded by the coding sequence ATGACCATATCAGCTACTGTTATCATAGTAACACATAATCACAGGGGTTACATCGAGGAATGTTTAAAATCAATAACTTCTAGTAAATCACTAGAAATCATTGTAATAGATAACCAATCTACGGATAAAACTCCAGAATTTGTAGAAAAATGTTTTCCAAATGTTAAATTAATTAAAAATCCAAAGAACACTGGTTATGGTGCTGCGAATAATATTGGGGCGAAATTAGCATCCAATGAACATTTAATCATTTTAAATCCTGATACTATGCTTGATCAGGATTCAATTGATCATCTATTAAAACCTTTAGCTGAAAATCCGAATATTATTACTATACCGAAGGTATTGATCTACAATGGAGAAATGATCAATACCTGTGGTAATAAACAGCACTTCACAGGAATGGCGTTCACACGGGGAGCAAATGAAAAACCGGAAGATAGGAATTCTCCAAGATTTGTTAATGGACTTTCAGGAGTATGTTTTACAATATCCAAAGAAAACTTCATGAAATTAGGTGGATTTGATGAAAACATATTTCTTTACATGGAGGACTCCGAATTCTCATGGAGGGTTAACGCCGCAGGATTGAAGATATTCTATGTTCCAGAAGCGGTAATATACCATGATTACGACTTTAAAGTAACACCTAAAAAAATTTATTATGTTGAAAAAGGACGTTACATAATCTTGCGCAAATATCTATCTTGGAAAGAATATATCCTGCTTTCACCATCACTTTTAATGACCGAAATCCTAACTGGAGGTTATGCAATTCTTAATGGTCCAAAGGGAATAATTGCTAAACTCAAAGGATCATATGAAGGTTTAACCATAGATGTGGACAAAATAGATTCCAATAGGGAAATATTATTATCAAATATGAATACGAGAATTCCTGAACTTGAATTTAATTTTAGTAAAATCTTCAGTCTTTTGAGAACCATTGCAAATTTTACTTACAAAAAGAATCGCAGGTTACTAGAATGA
- the pssD gene encoding PssD/Cps14F family polysaccharide biosynthesis glycosyltransferase — MKIALVCSHGGHLTEMLYLMDAFQDHEIFFVTYDNFRTKDLGYKKYLLQNIGTSPLKMSKAFLEFIKILSKEKPEMIISTGSEIAIPAFFIGKIFRIKTVFIESWCRVSTRSGTGRIVYSLSDLFLVQWPELLELYGNKARYEGALI; from the coding sequence ATGAAAATAGCTTTAGTTTGCTCCCATGGAGGACATTTGACTGAAATGTTATATCTCATGGATGCATTTCAAGATCATGAAATTTTCTTTGTAACCTATGATAATTTCAGGACCAAAGATTTAGGATATAAAAAATATTTACTTCAAAATATTGGTACAAGCCCCCTAAAAATGAGCAAAGCCTTTTTAGAATTTATTAAAATATTATCTAAAGAAAAACCTGAAATGATTATTAGCACGGGTTCTGAAATAGCAATTCCTGCTTTCTTTATAGGGAAAATATTTAGGATAAAAACCGTTTTTATTGAAAGCTGGTGTCGGGTTAGCACTAGATCTGGAACTGGAAGGATAGTTTATTCTCTTTCAGATCTTTTTTTGGTGCAATGGCCTGAACTTTTAGAACTCTATGGCAATAAAGCCAGATATGAGGGTGCGTTAATATGA
- the pssE gene encoding PssE/Cps14G family polysaccharide biosynthesis glycosyltransferase: protein MIFVTVGTHYQGFDRLIKKMDEIAGYLNDDVVMQIGNTDFEPENTEWFRYLDYNSIFGIMKKSDIVICHGGAGTLLDVLSMNKKTIVVPRLKKFKEVYDDHELELAESLKNGKISIVYDIADLEHHIREFNDSCNGIPRKNENSKLIDFLSGYLKGD, encoded by the coding sequence ATGATATTTGTTACAGTAGGCACCCACTACCAGGGTTTTGATCGTTTAATTAAGAAAATGGATGAAATTGCTGGTTATTTAAATGATGATGTTGTTATGCAGATAGGTAACACAGATTTTGAACCTGAAAATACTGAATGGTTCAGATATTTGGATTACAATTCTATTTTTGGGATAATGAAAAAATCGGACATTGTTATTTGTCATGGGGGAGCTGGCACCCTTTTAGACGTTTTAAGCATGAATAAAAAGACAATTGTTGTGCCTCGACTAAAAAAGTTCAAAGAGGTTTACGATGATCATGAGTTGGAACTTGCAGAATCCCTGAAAAATGGAAAAATTTCTATAGTATATGATATTGCAGATTTAGAACATCATATCAGAGAATTTAATGATTCGTGTAATGGAATCCCTAGGAAAAATGAAAATTCAAAACTTATTGATTTTCTTAGTGGATATCTAAAAGGGGATTAA
- a CDS encoding glycosyltransferase family 4 protein: protein MRIAMLISNPFPPEEGIGYYVYNLSKKLIEKGHEVTIITRGSLKTHSEIFEGIKIMKVSFLPLYPFHVQFHSYFVNKLFNSIEDEFDIVHIHTPLTPIIKTSLPIITTIHGSMVGNAKDIEIVDLKSLGTKFLTKYISYPLVSKLITCSDCVTTVSNSVKNELEEYYSLNNVMVIENGVDEGEFIPSNKKENYILYVGRLSYGKGLFDLLETAKKISKDYDIKFYLVGKGELEKN, encoded by the coding sequence ATGAGGATTGCAATGCTAATTTCCAATCCATTCCCCCCGGAAGAGGGAATTGGATATTATGTTTATAATTTATCAAAAAAATTAATTGAAAAAGGTCATGAAGTAACAATTATTACTCGTGGATCCCTAAAAACGCACTCAGAAATTTTCGAAGGCATTAAAATAATGAAAGTTTCTTTTTTACCATTATATCCATTTCATGTTCAGTTTCACAGCTATTTTGTAAACAAATTATTTAATTCCATTGAGGATGAATTTGACATAGTTCATATTCATACACCTCTCACCCCAATTATAAAAACTTCATTACCCATAATTACTACAATACATGGCTCTATGGTAGGTAATGCTAAAGATATTGAGATAGTAGATTTAAAATCTTTAGGAACAAAATTTCTTACAAAATATATTAGCTATCCTCTTGTTTCAAAATTAATTACGTGTTCTGATTGTGTAACAACTGTATCAAATTCTGTGAAAAATGAACTAGAAGAATACTATTCTTTAAATAATGTTATGGTGATTGAAAACGGTGTTGATGAGGGAGAATTTATTCCTTCTAATAAAAAGGAGAATTATATACTTTATGTAGGTCGTTTAAGTTATGGTAAAGGTTTATTTGATTTATTAGAAACTGCAAAGAAAATTAGCAAAGATTATGATATTAAATTTTATTTAGTTGGTAAAGGAGAACTAGAAAAAAATTAA
- a CDS encoding glycosyltransferase, with protein sequence MRFLGSFKHKELVEIYKKADLFLFLSYYEGFPTVVLEAMSSGLPVLVSDIEAHKNFLIDFENGVLIKKGSADDASQKISLVLNNPDLKNKLGKNARKTVEQKFTWNKISEKFERKYLKIINGDL encoded by the coding sequence GTGAGATTTTTGGGAAGTTTCAAGCACAAGGAACTTGTTGAAATATATAAAAAAGCTGACTTATTCCTTTTTTTATCTTATTACGAAGGATTTCCCACGGTTGTTTTGGAAGCTATGTCATCAGGGTTACCAGTTTTAGTAAGTGACATTGAAGCCCATAAAAATTTTTTGATAGATTTTGAGAATGGGGTTTTGATTAAAAAAGGATCTGCAGATGATGCTTCACAGAAAATTTCTTTGGTACTGAATAATCCAGATCTAAAAAATAAATTAGGAAAAAACGCTAGAAAAACTGTGGAACAAAAGTTTACTTGGAACAAAATTAGCGAAAAATTTGAAAGAAAATATCTGAAGATAATAAACGGTGATCTCTAG
- a CDS encoding glycosyltransferase family 4 protein — MKIAIICPEFQKSNIRKLPWKYIYEIAKYLGKDHIIKIITDSDKKDVDELNIVSVNRLFRPLKGETDELLHIIKQENPDKCIMLLGLSSFLRKEFKINKSVIGIFTSPLYSLRELIKNMGIKNSYKYRKYTVIHYVNALIPNYFIRKWEGNFEKIIFLSNDTCKKLVKKGLSPEKALFVPPGLDEEFLVMPQLEEINEIKSIINPKNVPIIMYFTSPLTLRGTDILVEAFAKVRKKMSCKLVFLSRLDYNELLMEEEILNRIAEKNDINDSIEIISKYLSPKQLKEYLSTASIICLPFKIVISDIPVSVLESMALGKPVISTNVACIPDIMKGNGIIVNANDSEDLANSILQLLDNEDLVKKMGIKSRNYMEKYPNWIQVGESLVKIIED; from the coding sequence GTGAAAATTGCCATTATTTGTCCTGAGTTTCAAAAATCCAATATTAGAAAACTGCCATGGAAATATATTTATGAAATAGCCAAATACCTTGGTAAAGATCACATAATCAAGATAATCACAGATTCCGATAAAAAAGATGTTGACGAATTAAATATCGTCTCTGTAAATCGATTATTCAGACCTCTAAAAGGAGAAACAGATGAATTGTTGCATATTATTAAACAAGAAAATCCAGATAAGTGTATAATGCTTTTGGGATTAAGTAGTTTTCTAAGAAAAGAATTCAAAATTAACAAATCAGTTATTGGAATTTTTACTAGTCCCCTATATTCTTTAAGAGAACTAATAAAGAATATGGGGATAAAAAACTCATATAAATACAGGAAATATACAGTAATACACTATGTAAACGCATTAATCCCTAATTATTTCATCAGGAAATGGGAAGGAAATTTTGAGAAAATTATATTTTTGAGTAATGATACCTGCAAAAAACTCGTCAAAAAGGGATTATCACCTGAAAAAGCATTATTCGTGCCTCCGGGGCTTGATGAGGAGTTTTTAGTCATGCCACAACTTGAAGAAATAAATGAAATCAAAAGTATAATTAACCCTAAGAATGTACCAATCATCATGTATTTCACATCTCCTTTAACCTTAAGGGGAACAGATATTCTTGTTGAGGCATTTGCAAAAGTTAGGAAGAAAATGTCCTGTAAATTGGTTTTTCTATCAAGACTTGATTATAATGAATTATTAATGGAAGAAGAGATTTTAAATAGAATAGCAGAAAAAAATGACATTAATGATTCAATTGAAATTATTTCAAAATATCTTAGTCCAAAACAGTTAAAAGAATATCTATCTACAGCAAGTATTATATGCCTCCCTTTTAAGATTGTTATATCTGACATACCTGTGAGTGTATTAGAATCAATGGCTCTTGGAAAGCCAGTTATATCGACTAATGTTGCTTGTATTCCTGATATTATGAAAGGGAATGGTATTATTGTTAATGCGAATGATTCAGAAGATCTTGCAAATTCTATTCTTCAATTATTGGATAATGAAGATTTAGTAAAGAAAATGGGAATTAAAAGTAGAAATTATATGGAAAAATATCCTAATTGGATTCAAGTTGGGGAAAGTTTAGTTAAAATAATTGAGGATTAA
- a CDS encoding nucleotidyltransferase domain-containing protein, with product MNKLYNKILNAKFIPKTIGVLIVIFINWLFQSLLYMGITEKILKIFIDLVLFLGFFVIFNHITNFISAIVISFIIAHTLNWIFNGHIFALLKTFGNIKTETEEFSFYLDNLKNRSTNESSILLVATFGSMSRKELKKTSDLDIRVIRKEGFNNALRSSFFVLFERSNAFFNKFPLDIYLCDNMDCIEKLKESPVPVYDPNQLLK from the coding sequence ATGAATAAATTATATAACAAAATTTTAAACGCTAAATTCATCCCTAAAACTATAGGGGTATTAATTGTGATTTTCATAAATTGGTTATTCCAAAGCTTGCTTTATATGGGAATCACTGAAAAAATTTTAAAAATTTTCATAGATTTAGTTCTCTTTTTAGGATTTTTCGTTATTTTTAATCATATTACAAATTTTATATCTGCAATTGTCATTTCTTTTATAATTGCACACACATTAAACTGGATTTTTAATGGTCACATATTTGCTCTATTAAAGACATTTGGTAACATTAAAACTGAAACTGAAGAATTTAGTTTTTATTTGGATAATCTCAAAAATAGAAGTACAAATGAAAGCAGCATACTATTGGTAGCCACATTTGGTAGTATGTCACGAAAAGAGTTGAAAAAAACTTCAGATTTAGATATAAGGGTAATTCGTAAAGAAGGTTTTAATAATGCTTTAAGATCCTCTTTTTTTGTCTTATTCGAAAGATCTAATGCTTTTTTTAATAAATTTCCTCTTGACATTTATTTATGTGACAATATGGATTGCATTGAAAAATTAAAAGAGTCTCCTGTGCCAGTATATGATCCAAATCAATTATTGAAATAA
- a CDS encoding glycosyltransferase family 4 protein: protein MKNIKICIVSEYALPYLIDNSGTGGAELQMFLLAKGLSKRHYDVNFIALDELTGTYEFNGIKIFVPYNNKKNSGYTHFNLINLYKFVTILNKINADIYILRGGSPLTSIISFFAQLKNKIFIFSSSSDANVSTALEINNIKDFIKLPFRYGVKNSTQVLCQTTHQKNLLKKYVSKKGFVVRNMFQSSATNFEIENKKSVLWVGRLIQGKYPELYLKLALKLPNYNFKMICSPLRGNEKYYNKIKNEAIGIENLEFIGFVPHNEILKNFVDAALFVNTSASEGFPNTFLEAWSCGTPVCSLNCDPDKIISTYKLGINVDNFDELVTKTDFLYKNDKLRNQFSKNCIMYVKKYHDFETIIDQYDHLFKNLMKI from the coding sequence ATGAAGAATATAAAGATTTGTATAGTATCTGAATATGCATTACCATATCTTATTGATAATTCTGGAACGGGTGGGGCGGAATTACAAATGTTTTTATTGGCAAAGGGATTATCAAAACGACATTATGATGTAAATTTCATTGCATTAGATGAATTAACAGGCACTTATGAATTTAACGGAATAAAAATTTTTGTGCCCTATAACAATAAAAAAAATAGTGGTTATACCCATTTTAATTTAATAAACCTTTATAAATTTGTTACAATTTTAAACAAAATTAATGCTGATATCTATATTTTGAGAGGTGGATCTCCATTAACTTCTATTATTTCTTTTTTTGCTCAATTGAAGAATAAAATTTTTATTTTTTCATCTTCTTCTGATGCAAATGTTAGCACAGCCCTTGAAATAAATAATATTAAAGATTTTATAAAACTACCTTTTAGATATGGTGTTAAAAATTCTACTCAGGTCTTATGTCAAACAACTCATCAAAAAAATCTTTTAAAAAAGTATGTTTCCAAAAAAGGTTTTGTTGTTCGAAACATGTTCCAATCCTCCGCAACAAATTTTGAAATTGAAAATAAAAAATCAGTTTTATGGGTTGGAAGATTAATACAAGGAAAATATCCGGAATTATATTTAAAATTAGCACTTAAACTACCTAATTATAATTTTAAGATGATATGTAGTCCTTTAAGAGGTAATGAAAAATATTATAATAAAATTAAAAATGAGGCAATAGGTATTGAAAATTTAGAATTCATAGGATTTGTTCCACATAATGAAATATTAAAAAACTTTGTTGATGCTGCTCTGTTCGTAAACACTTCTGCTTCTGAAGGGTTTCCAAACACTTTTTTAGAGGCTTGGAGTTGTGGTACTCCTGTTTGTTCATTGAACTGTGATCCTGATAAAATCATTTCAACATATAAATTGGGGATAAATGTTGATAATTTTGATGAATTAGTTACTAAAACAGATTTCCTTTATAAAAATGATAAATTAAGAAATCAATTTTCTAAAAATTGTATAATGTATGTTAAAAAATATCATGATTTTGAAACAATCATTGATCAGTATGATCATTTATTTAAGAATTTAATGAAAATATAA
- a CDS encoding pentapeptide repeat-containing protein, producing the protein MNRTEIRSKIILLLKKNKDDDIALIFNENFDKIDLRGLSIENLILNDINLLNMFNNGSFFNKCNFNNVNFFNSDFRGVKFKDTTFNNIKFQNSQIIGAEFVNCTFENIIFSKCDLTGSNFLKNRYKTPLKLELSNMYNTEYQKSYFNNLSSLNILDYYYHKFCMFFKKNNLNLILLLFYLMFRVILNCDIPLHLIELGKNVRFAHLGFNTIIVGHTKIGNNTWIGPNVNIFSRRKTRIKIGKNVVIGIGAKVSADIGDNVIIGAGALVLDDIPSNSTVYGQKSKIMIMENTD; encoded by the coding sequence ATGAACCGAACTGAAATCAGGAGCAAAATTATACTTTTGCTCAAAAAAAATAAGGATGACGATATCGCCTTGATTTTTAATGAAAATTTTGATAAAATTGATTTGAGAGGACTATCGATTGAAAATTTAATATTAAATGACATAAATTTGTTGAATATGTTTAATAATGGGTCTTTTTTCAATAAATGTAATTTTAACAATGTTAATTTTTTTAATTCTGATTTTAGGGGCGTAAAATTTAAAGATACAACTTTTAATAATATAAAATTTCAAAATTCTCAAATAATTGGTGCAGAATTTGTTAATTGTACTTTTGAAAATATTATATTTTCTAAATGTGATTTAACAGGTTCAAATTTCCTCAAAAATCGATATAAAACTCCATTAAAATTGGAGTTATCTAATATGTACAATACTGAATATCAAAAAAGTTATTTTAACAATTTGTCTAGTTTAAATATTTTAGATTATTACTATCACAAATTTTGCATGTTCTTTAAAAAAAATAACCTAAATTTAATACTTTTATTGTTTTATCTAATGTTTAGAGTCATTTTAAACTGTGATATTCCTCTACATTTGATAGAATTAGGGAAAAATGTTAGATTTGCACATTTGGGATTTAATACAATTATAGTAGGACATACAAAAATCGGTAATAATACTTGGATTGGGCCTAATGTTAACATTTTCAGTAGAAGAAAAACTCGGATAAAAATAGGAAAAAATGTAGTTATTGGCATTGGTGCAAAAGTGAGTGCAGATATTGGGGATAATGTAATTATAGGTGCTGGAGCATTAGTTTTAGATGATATACCATCAAATTCAACAGTATATGGTCAAAAATCAAAAATTATGATAATGGAAAATACAGACTGA